One Paenibacillus sp. FSL W8-0186 genomic window carries:
- a CDS encoding fructose bisphosphate aldolase produces MNTKQFEQIHKGKGFIAALDQSGGSTPKALLQYGIHESSYSSEEEMYELVHEMRTRMIKSSAFDSRYILGAILFENTMDRLIDGKHTADYLWEEKGIVPFLKVDKGLAELEDGVQLMKPIPDLDDLLERAVKRNIFGTKMRSIIKEANSAGIKKVVEQQFAIGKQIIDKGLVPIIEPEVDIHSADKRASETILKDEISAQLSALDQDAKVMLKLSIPTEDNFYSDFMEDPHVVRIVALSGGYTQAEANDRLARNHGLIASFSRALAEGLTAGQSDDEFNAMLSKSIQEIYEASIK; encoded by the coding sequence ATGAACACAAAGCAATTTGAGCAAATCCATAAGGGAAAGGGTTTTATAGCAGCCCTGGATCAAAGCGGCGGAAGTACTCCAAAGGCTCTGCTGCAGTATGGGATTCATGAAAGCAGCTACTCCAGCGAAGAAGAGATGTATGAATTGGTTCACGAGATGAGAACGCGTATGATCAAGAGCAGTGCGTTTGACTCCCGGTACATTTTGGGGGCCATTCTATTTGAGAATACGATGGACCGGTTGATCGACGGGAAGCATACGGCCGATTATCTATGGGAGGAAAAAGGCATTGTGCCTTTTCTAAAAGTCGATAAAGGTCTCGCTGAGCTGGAAGACGGAGTTCAGCTGATGAAGCCCATCCCGGATTTAGACGACCTGCTGGAGCGGGCGGTCAAACGCAACATTTTTGGAACGAAAATGCGTTCGATCATCAAGGAAGCCAATTCTGCAGGAATCAAAAAAGTCGTTGAACAGCAGTTTGCCATCGGCAAGCAAATTATAGATAAGGGACTGGTTCCGATTATTGAACCGGAAGTCGATATTCACAGTGCGGATAAGAGAGCTTCGGAAACCATTTTAAAAGATGAAATTTCCGCTCAATTGTCTGCCCTGGATCAAGACGCAAAGGTTATGCTGAAGCTTTCGATTCCAACGGAGGATAATTTCTACAGCGACTTCATGGAGGATCCGCACGTTGTGCGAATTGTGGCTTTGTCGGGCGGTTATACGCAAGCGGAAGCCAATGACAGACTGGCGCGCAATCATGGATTGATCGCCAGCTTCTCCCGGGCTCTTGCCGAAGGGCTTACCGCTGGGCAATCAGATGATGAATTCAATGCCATGTTGTCCAAATCCATACAAGAGATTTATGAAGCCTCCATCAAATAA
- a CDS encoding (2Fe-2S)-binding protein gives MSSLDADQHRVELQVNGEQRTVRVRAAETLLYTLRDHLGLTGCKPGCNNGDCGACTILVDSQPMKSCLMLTVEVWGKQITTIEGLMGTDIQCAFAENQAFQCGYCTPGFIMNCEGLRHAYPHANEEIVRIWLESNICRCTSYEEIHRAVKDVFTPHTDK, from the coding sequence ATGTCCTCCTTGGATGCCGATCAACATCGAGTCGAATTGCAGGTGAATGGGGAACAGCGAACGGTCCGGGTGAGGGCTGCCGAGACCCTGTTGTATACGCTTCGCGATCATCTCGGGCTCACAGGATGCAAGCCGGGTTGCAATAACGGAGACTGCGGCGCGTGCACGATTCTCGTTGATAGCCAGCCCATGAAATCATGCCTGATGCTCACTGTGGAAGTCTGGGGGAAGCAAATTACAACGATCGAGGGACTAATGGGCACTGACATTCAGTGTGCTTTTGCCGAAAATCAGGCCTTTCAATGCGGTTACTGTACCCCTGGATTTATCATGAACTGTGAAGGACTGCGGCATGCCTATCCCCATGCCAATGAAGAAATTGTTCGAATATGGCTGGAATCCAACATATGCAGGTGTACCTCCTATGAAGAAATTCATCGCGCCGTAAAGGATGTCTTTACACCTCATACGGATAAATGA
- a CDS encoding aromatic acid exporter family protein, which produces MTSKWIDFIKYKGMVWKPPLAAALSWAIAEWAGSKHPYLAPLTVILSIQLTVDKSVQFAWQRVIGTVAGVLFTAAIAPYLSLNAWSIGLLLLVGALIVTGLKLEHDLLIQVALSILLVLYFHNKMPSYPLDRIRDTVIGAIVALLIQIFIFPPDSVNKAQTKMRQFAGHLSHHYMNAAHWVNAGSPSYEANTLQTELQSLFQELHQTTTELNKAEQSLRFNPLGRKKRVALKKLNRQMEQLRSGFANLADMIRIFTNWSESGKFAAEDQRTWAAHLNVLAKLITDWRGTFDDPAACSLVTDEAIPQIKTPAHMENYQYPIALYTNAQQVVQDFRLAATLSSKAR; this is translated from the coding sequence ATGACATCTAAATGGATCGATTTTATCAAATACAAAGGGATGGTATGGAAACCCCCATTAGCTGCAGCATTGTCCTGGGCGATCGCGGAATGGGCTGGGTCTAAACATCCTTACTTAGCTCCTCTGACGGTCATTTTGTCGATTCAATTAACCGTGGACAAGTCCGTGCAGTTTGCATGGCAGCGGGTCATCGGCACCGTCGCTGGCGTCCTTTTTACTGCAGCTATAGCGCCATATCTTAGTTTGAACGCTTGGAGCATCGGACTGCTTCTTCTTGTTGGCGCCTTGATCGTAACAGGGCTGAAATTGGAGCATGACCTCTTAATCCAAGTTGCGCTCAGCATTTTATTAGTGCTGTACTTTCACAACAAAATGCCCAGCTATCCCCTGGATCGAATCCGCGATACGGTGATCGGCGCGATCGTTGCCTTACTCATCCAGATATTCATCTTCCCCCCTGATTCCGTAAACAAAGCGCAAACAAAGATGAGACAATTCGCGGGCCATCTATCCCATCATTACATGAATGCAGCACATTGGGTTAATGCAGGCTCCCCTTCATACGAAGCCAATACATTGCAAACCGAATTGCAATCCTTATTCCAGGAGCTTCATCAAACGACAACCGAGTTGAACAAAGCCGAGCAAAGCTTGCGATTCAATCCGCTGGGCCGCAAAAAACGCGTCGCCTTAAAAAAATTAAACCGGCAGATGGAGCAGCTCCGGTCAGGGTTTGCCAATCTTGCCGACATGATCCGAATATTCACGAACTGGTCCGAAAGCGGCAAATTTGCAGCGGAGGATCAGCGGACGTGGGCCGCGCATTTGAACGTATTAGCGAAGCTAATTACGGATTGGAGAGGCACTTTCGATGATCCGGCGGCCTGCAGCTTGGTTACCGATGAAGCGATCCCACAAATAAAGACGCCTGCCCATATGGAAAACTATCAGTACCCGATCGCGTTATATACGAACGCCCAACAAGTCGTTCAGGATTTCCGTCTAGCAGCGACTTTATCCAGCAAAGCCCGATAA
- a CDS encoding sugar-binding protein: MKRTMRTIAFLLVSIMLTVLVAACNQGGGKVDVGIVLPTKDEPRWVQDEQRFKDALKGTNYSTEILFSQGSSAKEKENVDSLIAKGIKVLIICPQDGDAAAAAVEAAKKAGVKVISYDRLITNTDAVDYYVTFDSVAVGKAQAQYLVDHAAGSGQPLYLYAGAASDNNAFLFFQGAWEVLQPKVADGTFNIANSSEAVALQSTAELSRDQMSKIIGQVTTNWDPNEAKNKAQTHLTAAAAGDKGDVVILAPNDGTARSIADVFASDGAITSFVVTGQDAEKASIQYIIDGKQSMTVFKDVRTLVKDAMGMAVTLLDGGSPDTTGSYNNGTIDVNAKQTDVIVVDKDNVQTELIDSNYYEAKEFTGL; encoded by the coding sequence TTGAAGAGAACGATGAGAACGATTGCATTCCTGCTGGTCTCTATCATGCTTACCGTATTGGTTGCGGCTTGTAACCAAGGCGGGGGCAAGGTCGATGTAGGGATTGTGCTGCCGACCAAGGATGAGCCCAGATGGGTGCAGGATGAGCAAAGATTCAAGGATGCTCTGAAGGGCACAAATTATTCGACGGAGATTCTATTCAGCCAAGGATCGTCTGCGAAAGAGAAAGAAAATGTAGACTCCTTGATCGCCAAAGGCATTAAAGTGCTGATCATTTGCCCGCAGGACGGGGACGCAGCCGCTGCTGCGGTGGAAGCGGCCAAGAAAGCGGGCGTTAAAGTCATCTCCTATGACCGTCTGATCACGAACACGGATGCGGTAGATTACTATGTCACGTTCGACAGTGTCGCCGTTGGCAAGGCGCAGGCTCAATACTTGGTCGATCACGCGGCCGGCAGCGGTCAACCACTGTACCTCTACGCAGGAGCTGCTTCCGACAACAATGCTTTCCTGTTCTTCCAGGGGGCATGGGAGGTGCTGCAGCCTAAGGTGGCGGACGGCACGTTCAACATCGCCAACTCCAGCGAAGCCGTTGCCCTCCAGAGCACAGCGGAGCTATCCCGCGACCAGATGAGTAAAATCATCGGCCAGGTCACGACGAATTGGGATCCGAACGAAGCCAAGAACAAAGCGCAAACCCATCTCACTGCGGCAGCCGCCGGGGATAAGGGAGATGTCGTTATTCTGGCTCCAAACGACGGTACGGCCCGTTCAATTGCAGACGTATTTGCTTCGGATGGCGCAATCACGAGTTTTGTGGTCACGGGTCAGGATGCGGAAAAGGCATCGATCCAGTACATTATCGACGGCAAGCAATCGATGACGGTATTCAAGGATGTCCGTACGCTGGTCAAAGACGCGATGGGCATGGCCGTAACGCTTCTGGACGGCGGATCGCCGGATACAACCGGATCTTATAACAACGGCACAATCGATGTGAACGCCAAGCAAACCGACGTCATCGTTGTTGACAAAGACAATGTGCAGACCGAGCTCATTGATTCGAATTATTATGAAGCCAAAGAATTTACGGGACTATAA
- a CDS encoding FAD binding domain-containing protein codes for MIPFDFEYYLPSTIQMAVDLYQHLHEQGKRPLYYAGGTEIITFARANSIHPGAVIDLKSIPECNVLAMQKDMLIIGACVTLSALSGANPFPLLSAAAQGVADQTARNKITLGGNISGKIHYREAVLPLLVANSRMVIAGTHGTRVTSIHQVFNQQLRLAGREFIVQVQIDRDYTSLPFAYFKKREIGHVGYPLVTLAALRMNDEIRTAYSGVCAFPFRSAEIDEALNDSSLPLEARIELAISHLPAPLLDNVEGSPAYREFVLKQTMADAVHRLERR; via the coding sequence ATGATTCCGTTTGATTTTGAATACTACCTACCTTCTACCATTCAGATGGCTGTAGATTTATATCAGCATCTGCACGAACAAGGGAAGAGGCCCCTGTATTATGCTGGAGGGACGGAAATCATTACCTTTGCCCGAGCCAACTCTATTCACCCGGGAGCTGTTATCGATTTGAAGTCCATTCCAGAGTGCAACGTACTCGCGATGCAGAAGGATATGCTGATTATTGGTGCGTGCGTGACGTTATCGGCTTTGTCCGGAGCCAACCCGTTTCCGCTGCTCAGTGCAGCGGCACAGGGAGTCGCTGACCAAACCGCCCGGAATAAAATCACGCTGGGAGGCAACATTAGCGGCAAAATTCATTACCGGGAGGCCGTTCTTCCCTTGCTTGTAGCGAATAGCCGGATGGTAATAGCAGGAACTCACGGGACCAGAGTGACTTCTATTCATCAGGTCTTCAACCAACAACTGAGGCTTGCGGGCAGAGAGTTTATTGTCCAGGTTCAAATCGATCGCGACTATACATCACTGCCATTTGCGTATTTCAAAAAACGGGAGATTGGCCATGTCGGCTACCCGCTCGTTACATTAGCTGCGCTTAGGATGAATGATGAGATTCGCACCGCCTACAGCGGTGTGTGCGCATTCCCTTTTCGATCCGCGGAAATCGATGAGGCGCTGAACGATTCATCCTTACCGCTTGAGGCAAGAATTGAACTGGCCATCAGTCATCTTCCTGCACCATTACTGGATAATGTGGAGGGTTCACCCGCGTACCGGGAATTTGTATTGAAGCAAACGATGGCTGATGCAGTACATAGACTGGAAAGAAGGTGA
- a CDS encoding nucleotidyltransferase family protein, producing the protein MGNPIVGIYLAAGHSTRMGSDKLQLPLGSMKLGNYALAAALNSQLDYVVVIRNDAAGDWMDDALYRDPVRRKWSSIYCPEARLGQAHSLRCGVKAALALEAAAAMILLADQPLITDAMINELLAYFKTQQRANSSVGFTAASYEGLPRPPAIFARRMFPQLLELQGDRGARHLIRKEGTGNCLDFSIPDLFMDVDDAEDYRALLDKVAARRKS; encoded by the coding sequence ATGGGAAATCCAATCGTTGGCATCTATTTGGCGGCAGGGCATAGTACCCGAATGGGTTCGGATAAACTTCAGCTCCCACTCGGTTCCATGAAGCTGGGAAATTATGCGCTGGCCGCGGCTCTAAATTCTCAACTGGATTATGTTGTGGTCATACGAAACGACGCTGCGGGGGATTGGATGGATGATGCCTTATACCGGGATCCGGTCAGACGGAAATGGTCTTCCATTTACTGCCCAGAAGCCCGTTTGGGCCAAGCGCATTCTCTTCGTTGCGGCGTAAAGGCCGCGCTCGCGTTGGAAGCGGCAGCCGCGATGATATTGCTGGCGGATCAGCCTCTAATTACGGATGCGATGATTAATGAACTGCTTGCCTATTTTAAAACACAGCAACGAGCCAACAGCAGCGTTGGTTTCACGGCCGCAAGTTATGAGGGACTGCCAAGACCACCCGCTATTTTTGCTCGGCGAATGTTCCCGCAGCTTCTGGAGCTGCAAGGCGACCGGGGAGCCCGTCATCTTATCCGTAAGGAAGGGACGGGAAATTGCCTCGATTTCTCCATCCCAGATCTGTTCATGGATGTAGATGACGCAGAAGATTATCGGGCTTTGCTGGATAAAGTCGCTGCTAGACGGAAATCCTGA
- a CDS encoding ATP-binding cassette domain-containing protein, whose product MSEYLLEMNSISKEFTGVKALSSVNFKVRKGEIHCLIGENGAGKSTLMKVLSGVYPHGTYSGDIVFEGQVQSYANINDSVRAGIAIIYQELALFPDLTVYENIFAGNEVERRGVVDWNRTIVRAKEMLRKVKLNVNPETLIKDLGVGKQQLVEIAKALSKDVKLLILDEPTAALNENDSDNLLKLLRELKEQGITCIMISHKLKEVIEIADQVTVLRDGQTIVTLDASKDEISENVIIKSMVGREIDDIYPKRMDKQFGSRILEVRGWTAYDPNLGREVVKEVDLHVCKGEIVGIAGLMGSGRTELAQSIFGNPKAYKLQGELWVKGAKAVFRHPKDAIKAGIAYVTEDRKGDGLFLLQDIKQNISAANVHSISDRGVINNNEEVKIAGSYKQSLNIKAPSVEQLVGNLSGGNQQKVSLGKWLFVQPSLLILDEPTRGIDVGAKFEIYTIMNKLISQGLSILMISSELTEILGMSDRIYVMAEGRIKGELPIEEADQEKIMKLAT is encoded by the coding sequence ATGAGCGAATACTTGCTGGAGATGAACAGCATCTCCAAGGAGTTTACGGGCGTAAAAGCGCTGAGCAGCGTGAATTTTAAAGTACGCAAAGGCGAGATCCACTGCCTCATTGGCGAGAACGGCGCCGGCAAGTCAACGCTGATGAAGGTGCTTAGCGGGGTATATCCGCATGGTACATATTCGGGGGATATCGTCTTTGAAGGACAGGTCCAGAGCTATGCCAATATTAACGACAGTGTAAGAGCCGGCATCGCGATCATTTATCAGGAGCTGGCGCTGTTCCCGGATCTGACGGTTTATGAAAATATTTTTGCCGGCAATGAAGTGGAGCGAAGAGGGGTCGTGGACTGGAACCGGACGATCGTACGTGCGAAGGAAATGCTTCGTAAGGTGAAGCTGAACGTAAACCCGGAGACGCTGATCAAGGATTTAGGCGTGGGCAAGCAGCAGCTGGTCGAAATCGCAAAGGCGCTGAGCAAAGATGTGAAGCTGCTCATATTGGATGAACCAACCGCGGCGCTCAATGAAAATGACAGTGATAACCTGCTCAAGCTGCTGCGTGAATTGAAGGAGCAAGGGATCACCTGCATCATGATCTCCCACAAGCTGAAGGAGGTCATTGAGATCGCGGATCAGGTCACCGTGCTGCGCGATGGCCAGACGATCGTCACCCTGGATGCGTCCAAGGACGAAATTTCGGAGAACGTGATCATTAAGAGCATGGTCGGCCGGGAAATCGACGATATTTATCCGAAAAGAATGGATAAGCAATTTGGCAGCCGTATTCTCGAGGTGCGAGGCTGGACGGCGTATGATCCGAATCTGGGCCGTGAAGTCGTGAAGGAGGTTGATCTTCATGTATGCAAAGGGGAAATCGTCGGCATCGCCGGTTTGATGGGATCGGGGCGTACGGAACTGGCGCAGAGCATATTCGGCAACCCGAAAGCTTATAAGCTGCAAGGCGAGCTGTGGGTAAAAGGAGCTAAAGCCGTGTTCCGCCATCCGAAGGATGCGATTAAAGCGGGCATAGCTTACGTGACAGAGGATCGCAAAGGGGACGGGTTGTTTCTGCTTCAGGACATCAAACAGAATATTTCCGCAGCGAATGTACATTCCATCTCCGACCGGGGTGTTATTAACAACAATGAGGAAGTAAAAATCGCCGGCAGCTATAAGCAGTCTCTCAATATTAAAGCCCCATCTGTCGAGCAACTGGTCGGAAACTTAAGCGGCGGCAATCAGCAGAAGGTATCGCTCGGCAAATGGCTGTTCGTGCAGCCGAGCCTGCTGATCCTGGATGAACCGACGCGGGGCATCGACGTAGGCGCCAAGTTCGAGATTTATACGATCATGAACAAGCTGATCAGCCAAGGGCTTAGCATCCTCATGATCTCCTCCGAGCTGACCGAAATATTGGGCATGAGCGACCGGATTTATGTCATGGCCGAAGGAAGAATTAAGGGTGAGCTGCCCATTGAAGAAGCGGATCAGGAAAAAATCATGAAGCTTGCCACGTAA
- a CDS encoding sugar ABC transporter permease yields the protein MKLLGEARSLVKANIRDYGMYIALIIIMLTFSILTDGLFMSSRNISNLIDATGYIAVLAVGMTLVIVIRHIDLSVGFAAGFLGAIAAILLTQMGIPYYLTIPIILGLGIVVGLFNGFLVAQIGIPSFVASLAGMLIFRGALLRVTEKSGTIIIKDEQFNAIGNGFVPAIAYVNGLNLFSLILGLLFIAFYIYSEISKRRNKLKYHFEVISGPMFTIKVVFISAIIAYITWILAGYNGFSWTVIIMLLVVAVYHFLTTKTVLGRHIYAVGSNPEAANLSGISVKKITYIVFGSMGMLSALSGILFTARLQSATTTAGTLFELDAIAAAYVGGVSAAGGVGKVTGSIIGAIVMASLSSGMNLLGVGISYQYMIRGAVLAIAVVFDVMTRRKRA from the coding sequence GTGAAATTATTAGGCGAAGCAAGATCGTTGGTAAAGGCGAACATACGGGATTATGGGATGTACATCGCTTTGATTATCATCATGCTGACGTTTTCGATTCTGACGGACGGACTGTTCATGTCGTCCCGCAATATCAGCAATCTGATTGATGCTACTGGTTACATTGCAGTATTAGCGGTGGGAATGACACTGGTTATTGTCATCAGGCATATTGATTTATCGGTCGGTTTTGCGGCGGGTTTTCTAGGGGCAATTGCCGCTATTTTGCTAACCCAGATGGGAATCCCCTACTATCTCACAATTCCTATCATTTTGGGGTTGGGTATTGTCGTAGGCTTGTTCAACGGCTTTCTCGTGGCGCAAATCGGCATTCCCTCGTTTGTGGCCTCTCTGGCGGGCATGCTGATTTTCCGGGGCGCGCTGCTGCGGGTCACGGAGAAGAGCGGAACGATCATCATCAAGGATGAGCAGTTCAACGCGATCGGCAACGGGTTTGTACCTGCGATTGCCTATGTGAACGGATTGAATTTGTTCTCGCTAATCTTGGGACTGCTCTTCATTGCGTTCTATATTTATAGTGAAATCTCCAAGCGCCGGAATAAGCTCAAATACCATTTCGAAGTTATTTCGGGACCGATGTTTACGATCAAGGTGGTGTTCATTTCTGCGATTATCGCTTATATCACCTGGATCCTGGCCGGTTACAACGGATTCTCTTGGACAGTCATCATTATGCTGCTGGTGGTCGCGGTCTATCATTTTTTAACGACTAAAACGGTGCTCGGACGTCATATCTATGCCGTCGGCAGTAATCCGGAGGCAGCGAACTTAAGCGGCATTAGCGTCAAAAAGATTACGTACATCGTTTTCGGTTCCATGGGAATGCTGTCCGCGTTATCGGGCATTTTGTTTACAGCCCGCCTTCAGTCGGCGACGACAACGGCGGGTACGCTGTTCGAGCTTGATGCGATTGCGGCGGCTTACGTCGGCGGCGTATCGGCGGCCGGGGGCGTAGGGAAGGTCACGGGCTCGATCATCGGCGCCATCGTTATGGCTTCGCTATCCAGCGGCATGAATCTGCTTGGCGTCGGCATTTCCTATCAATATATGATTCGCGGGGCTGTGCTTGCGATTGCGGTCGTATTTGATGTGATGACACGGAGGAAGAGAGCTTAA
- a CDS encoding XdhC/CoxI family protein: protein MEEIHRIVETIQQTSLRGVLATIIHVEGSAYRKEGTSMLFLEDGSQIGVLSAGCLEAALAHSVPDILASGTSRRFAFDMQSSNPLSWGEETGCGGVVHVALEPVNDVLAAHLGTLKKYLEVRSEVKLVKRFDADGSVIDYGFLTRDQHPFGEWRGEFPPSLLEWTPPGQSPNSGMKFVAALQSDVFVHTYYPKPRLILFGAGPDARPLAAIAAKTGFSVTVTDWRTDYCERRYFPDAESIIIGFPEETMQLIHVTPDDYAVVMTHNFRRDQQLIRLLSERQLGYLGILGSKTRTERLLRDRPVQMKVHSPVGLAIGAEGPEEIAVSILAEIIQTYRTKRKLSSDSR, encoded by the coding sequence TTGGAAGAAATTCATCGTATTGTGGAAACGATTCAGCAGACCAGTTTAAGAGGCGTACTTGCGACGATTATTCATGTGGAAGGGAGCGCGTATCGCAAAGAAGGAACCTCCATGCTGTTTCTTGAAGACGGTTCGCAAATCGGGGTGCTCAGTGCAGGCTGCCTGGAAGCTGCGCTGGCGCACAGCGTGCCGGATATTCTGGCCTCAGGGACTTCGCGCAGATTCGCGTTCGATATGCAATCCTCGAACCCGCTGTCCTGGGGGGAAGAAACAGGCTGCGGCGGTGTTGTTCATGTAGCGTTGGAACCGGTCAATGATGTGCTGGCAGCGCATTTAGGCACTTTAAAAAAATATTTGGAGGTTCGCTCCGAAGTTAAGCTGGTGAAAAGGTTTGACGCTGATGGCTCGGTGATTGATTATGGATTCCTGACCAGGGATCAGCACCCGTTCGGGGAGTGGAGGGGAGAATTCCCGCCATCGCTGCTGGAATGGACGCCGCCTGGACAATCGCCGAACAGCGGAATGAAGTTCGTGGCAGCCCTGCAATCGGATGTTTTTGTCCATACCTATTATCCCAAACCGCGGCTGATTCTGTTTGGTGCCGGACCAGATGCCAGACCGCTAGCCGCTATTGCCGCGAAAACTGGTTTTTCCGTCACCGTCACTGACTGGAGGACCGATTATTGCGAGCGGCGTTATTTTCCGGATGCCGAATCCATAATCATAGGTTTCCCTGAGGAAACAATGCAGCTGATTCATGTGACACCCGACGATTACGCTGTCGTGATGACGCATAATTTCAGGAGGGATCAGCAGCTGATTCGGTTGCTGTCTGAACGGCAGCTGGGTTACCTTGGCATCCTGGGATCGAAGACTAGAACGGAGCGCTTGCTGCGAGACAGGCCGGTGCAGATGAAGGTCCATTCTCCGGTAGGACTTGCGATTGGTGCAGAGGGACCGGAGGAAATCGCAGTGAGCATTCTCGCAGAGATCATCCAAACGTACAGAACAAAAAGAAAACTTAGTAGTGATTCCCGGTGA